A stretch of the Amycolatopsis sp. BJA-103 genome encodes the following:
- the thpD gene encoding ectoine hydroxylase gives MTLTDTRVDDSYPTRVTGKPEHLPRTHPTVWGGEADGPIDAATLANHETRGYTVVDQLLSPGEIQTYWQELVRMSSGDHRDDERVITEAKTGEVRSIFDVHETSELIAELVRDPRVLDRARQILGSEVYIHQSRVNYMPGFKGTGFYWHSDFETWHAEDGMPAPRAVSCSIALTDNYPFNGGLMVMPGSQRTFVQCAGETPEDNYKSSLKEQRVGVPNEEDITKLAAEYGIDQFTGQAGSALWFDSNVMHGSSNNITPYPRSNIFIVFNSVENALREPFAAIEPRPAFIAGRDSTPLSR, from the coding sequence TTGACGCTGACCGACACCCGAGTCGACGACAGCTACCCGACGCGTGTCACGGGCAAGCCCGAACACCTGCCCAGGACGCACCCCACCGTCTGGGGCGGCGAGGCCGACGGTCCCATCGACGCGGCCACGCTCGCCAACCACGAAACCCGTGGTTACACCGTCGTCGACCAGCTGTTGTCGCCTGGCGAGATCCAGACGTACTGGCAGGAACTCGTCCGCATGTCGTCGGGGGACCACCGCGACGACGAGCGCGTCATCACCGAGGCCAAGACCGGTGAGGTCCGCTCCATCTTCGACGTCCACGAGACCAGCGAGCTGATCGCGGAGCTCGTCCGCGATCCCCGCGTGCTCGACCGGGCCCGGCAGATCCTCGGCTCCGAGGTCTACATCCACCAGAGCCGCGTGAACTACATGCCCGGCTTCAAGGGCACCGGGTTCTACTGGCACTCGGACTTCGAGACCTGGCACGCCGAGGACGGCATGCCGGCGCCGCGCGCGGTCAGCTGCTCCATCGCGCTCACCGACAACTACCCGTTCAACGGCGGGCTGATGGTGATGCCGGGTTCACAGCGGACCTTCGTCCAATGCGCCGGGGAAACCCCCGAGGACAACTACAAGAGTTCGCTGAAAGAGCAGCGGGTCGGTGTTCCCAATGAGGAAGACATCACCAAACTCGCCGCCGAATACGGAATCGACCAATTCACCGGACAGGCCGGTTCGGCGCTCTGGTTCGATTCGAATGTGATGCACGGTTCGTCGAACAACATCACCCCGTACCCGAGGTCGAACATCTTCATCGTGTTCAACAGCGTCGAGAACGCGCTGCGGGAGCCGTTCGCCGCGATCGAAC
- a CDS encoding ectoine synthase: protein MLVRTLDEVTDTDADIKTPNWRSKRIVLAKEGVGFSVHETTLYAGTVNDFWYANHIEAVFITSGEGELENTATGEIFQLKPGTLYLLNDHDKHQVRPKTEIKCVCVFNPPITGREVHDENGVYPLVTEP from the coding sequence TTGCTTGTCCGAACACTCGACGAGGTCACCGACACCGACGCCGACATCAAGACCCCGAACTGGCGCAGCAAACGCATCGTGCTCGCCAAGGAGGGCGTCGGTTTCTCGGTGCACGAGACCACGCTTTACGCCGGGACGGTCAACGATTTCTGGTACGCGAACCACATCGAAGCGGTCTTCATCACCTCCGGTGAAGGCGAGCTCGAGAACACCGCGACCGGCGAGATCTTCCAGCTGAAGCCGGGCACGTTGTACCTGCTGAACGATCACGACAAGCACCAGGTCCGGCCCAAGACCGAGATCAAGTGCGTCTGCGTGTTCAACCCCCCGATCACCGGCCGCGAGGTCCACGACGAAAACGGCGTGTACCCGCTCGTAACCGAACCCTAA
- the ectB gene encoding diaminobutyrate--2-oxoglutarate transaminase, protein MSIFEELESEVRSYSRGWPVVFDRAQGSYLYDEDGKAYLDFFAGAGALNYGHNNPALKRALIDYIARDGVTHALDMFTVAKRDFLETFKEKILAPRELDYKVVFPGPGGANAVEAALKLARKVTGKESVINFTNAFHGMTLGALSVTGNSMKRGGAGVPLVHATPMPYDNYFDGSIPDFLYFEKLLEDSGSGLNEPAAVIVEGVQGEGGINAARIEWLKALDDLCKKHGILLILDDVQMGCGRTGPFFSFEDAGIKPDIVCLSKSIGGYGIPMALTLIRPDLDVWEPGEHNGTFRGISPAFVTATEALRVYWSDDELEKSTKAKGERIAAAFQGIVEAYPDANLFAKGRGLARGLEFANGDLAGKVCAAAFERGLLMETSGPDGEVMKLLPPLTLTDEELTKGLSIIDESIATVLN, encoded by the coding sequence ATGAGCATTTTCGAGGAACTCGAATCCGAAGTACGCAGTTACAGCCGTGGCTGGCCCGTGGTGTTCGACCGGGCCCAGGGGAGCTACCTGTACGACGAGGACGGCAAGGCCTACCTCGACTTCTTCGCCGGTGCCGGCGCGCTCAACTACGGGCACAACAACCCGGCGCTCAAGCGGGCCCTGATCGACTACATCGCCCGTGACGGCGTCACGCACGCGCTCGACATGTTCACCGTGGCCAAGCGGGACTTCCTCGAGACCTTCAAGGAAAAGATCCTCGCGCCGCGCGAACTCGACTACAAGGTCGTCTTCCCCGGCCCCGGTGGCGCGAACGCGGTCGAGGCCGCGCTGAAGCTCGCGCGCAAGGTGACGGGCAAGGAATCCGTCATCAACTTCACCAACGCCTTCCACGGGATGACGCTGGGTGCCCTCTCGGTGACCGGCAACTCGATGAAGCGCGGCGGCGCCGGTGTCCCGCTGGTGCACGCCACCCCGATGCCGTACGACAACTACTTCGACGGCTCGATCCCGGACTTCCTCTATTTCGAGAAACTTCTCGAAGACTCCGGAAGCGGCCTGAACGAGCCCGCGGCCGTTATCGTCGAAGGTGTGCAGGGCGAGGGCGGCATCAACGCCGCGCGCATCGAGTGGCTCAAGGCGCTGGATGATCTGTGCAAGAAGCACGGCATCCTGCTGATCCTCGACGACGTCCAGATGGGCTGCGGCCGCACCGGCCCGTTCTTCAGCTTCGAGGACGCGGGCATCAAGCCCGACATCGTCTGCCTCTCGAAGTCCATCGGCGGCTACGGCATCCCGATGGCGCTGACGCTGATCCGCCCGGACCTCGACGTCTGGGAGCCGGGCGAGCACAACGGCACCTTCCGCGGCATCAGCCCGGCGTTCGTCACCGCGACGGAGGCGCTGCGCGTCTACTGGAGCGACGACGAGCTGGAGAAGTCGACCAAGGCCAAGGGCGAGCGCATCGCCGCCGCGTTCCAAGGCATCGTCGAGGCGTACCCGGACGCGAACCTGTTCGCGAAGGGCCGCGGCCTCGCCAGGGGCCTCGAGTTCGCCAACGGCGACCTCGCGGGCAAGGTCTGCGCCGCCGCGTTCGAGCGCGGGCTGCTGATGGAGACCTCCGGCCCCGACGGCGAGGTCATGAAGCTGCTGCCGCCGCTGACGCTCACCGACGAAGAACTCACGAAGGGCCTGTCGATCATCGACGAGTCCATCGCCACCGTCCTGAACTGA
- the ectA gene encoding diaminobutyrate acetyltransferase, producing the protein MSGKHLIENPTKADGAALWRIARDSKKLDLNTPYAYLLWCHDFADTSVVAKVDDTPVGFVIGYRKQDTGFVWQVAVDASQRGKGLAGALLDELFSQLTAQGVRYLETTITPDNEASIRLFASFAKRWNATLERRDLFTAKDFPAEDGTHEQEDLYRIGPLSSQ; encoded by the coding sequence ATGTCCGGAAAGCACTTGATCGAAAACCCGACCAAGGCAGACGGTGCCGCGCTCTGGAGAATCGCCCGCGATTCGAAGAAGCTCGATCTCAACACGCCTTACGCCTATTTGCTGTGGTGTCACGATTTCGCCGACACCTCGGTCGTCGCGAAAGTCGACGACACCCCGGTCGGCTTCGTGATCGGGTATCGGAAGCAGGACACCGGCTTCGTCTGGCAGGTCGCGGTCGACGCGTCCCAGCGCGGAAAAGGCCTGGCCGGGGCACTGCTCGACGAGCTGTTCAGTCAGCTCACCGCCCAGGGTGTGCGGTACCTCGAAACCACGATCACGCCGGACAACGAGGCTTCGATCCGGTTGTTCGCCTCGTTCGCCAAGCGGTGGAACGCCACTTTGGAACGCCGGGATCTGTTCACCGCCAAGGATTTCCCGGCCGAGGACGGAACGCATGAGCAGGAGGACCTGTACCGAATCGGTCCGCTCAGCAGTCAATAG